A single region of the Moorena sp. SIOASIH genome encodes:
- the psbU gene encoding photosystem II complex extrinsic protein PsbU, whose protein sequence is MRKLVHLAVLCLLVLSLGCLGLPQSAIASPMSSADTFSLNNLTLPSSTALIARSSNSNEAQSPQSNAADAKLSTEFGKKTDLNNTPLRKFRKYRGFYPTLASKIVNYAKDEGDYKSVEDVLKIPGLSERQKKLLQDQIDQKSFTVTPRSEVHNAGDDRINPGVY, encoded by the coding sequence ATGAGAAAACTGGTTCATCTGGCAGTGTTATGCCTTCTAGTGCTTAGCTTGGGGTGCTTAGGCTTACCCCAAAGTGCGATCGCTTCCCCTATGTCTTCAGCAGACACATTTTCTTTAAATAACTTAACGTTGCCCTCATCTACCGCTTTAATCGCTCGGTCATCCAATAGCAATGAGGCTCAGTCACCCCAGAGCAATGCGGCTGATGCCAAGTTATCCACGGAGTTTGGTAAGAAGACTGACCTGAACAATACTCCTTTGCGTAAGTTTCGCAAATATCGCGGATTCTACCCAACCTTGGCTAGTAAGATTGTTAATTATGCTAAAGACGAGGGGGACTACAAGTCAGTAGAAGATGTTCTGAAAATTCCGGGACTAAGCGAACGCCAGAAGAAACTGTTACAAGACCAAATTGATCAAAAGAGTTTTACCGTGACTCCTCGGTCAGAGGTTCATAATGCGGGCGACGATCGCATTAATCCTGGCGTGTACTAA